The Sphingosinicella humi genome has a window encoding:
- a CDS encoding YraN family protein has translation MKRQLAERGGRRAESWAALWLQLKGWAILARRVRTPRGEVDLVARRGRTVAFVEVKARATEADIALSLDDYRLRRVAAAAEALAPRFMREGDDVRIDAIFILPRRLPRHLENVWHG, from the coding sequence ATGAAGCGGCAGCTGGCGGAGCGGGGCGGACGCCGAGCGGAAAGCTGGGCCGCGCTTTGGCTCCAGCTGAAGGGATGGGCCATCCTCGCCCGCCGGGTGCGGACCCCGCGCGGCGAGGTCGACCTCGTCGCCCGGCGCGGCCGCACCGTCGCGTTCGTCGAAGTGAAGGCCCGAGCCACCGAGGCCGACATCGCCCTGTCGCTCGATGACTACCGTCTCCGCCGCGTCGCGGCCGCTGCCGAGGCGCTGGCGCCCCGTTTCATGCGCGAAGGCGACGACGTGCGCATCGACGCCATCTTCATCCTGCCCCGCAGACTGCCGCGTCATCTGGAGAATGTCTGGCACGGGTGA